A DNA window from Plasmodium brasilianum strain Bolivian I chromosome 12, whole genome shotgun sequence contains the following coding sequences:
- a CDS encoding hypothetical protein (conserved Plasmodium protein), with amino-acid sequence MDYTENEEKKEDYFDKITNFFNYFTLGGEDNTKAALESSDVERNNKGIKDYHRNSVQQVVYNLKLKRASVLKTPNRFSLDTSIIKNKEGAKNIEIEKKYLTNSAAKKCDEREKVAASQNVLHKKKSEKNKKNSEKDFYYPSSVDFAGGDIFHLKSENKKENTERKDGKGKKREKKKQDGEKRKKKEKCSDREGNRRIVKSEEMEEKEQEEKRWRKREEEKGQVKAHGKVEKEGEKEYKEVPGTGDEKEFKKEEKKEYKKKESGKKERKKGRDQKKAQEETETEREIQVQRTHEKKKKSKNIISSYEQNDLAKGSRLEENSNDEIGKSGIRNSTDSKELHDKNNEALNNNYFIKAYDELKINYISNSDKKYFSIRSNKQKDDIIKLPKLNLITPSRSSSSEENKTKHGNITTKNACDTF; translated from the exons ATGGATTATACGGAAAATGAAGAGAAGAAGGAGGACTATTTTgacaaaataacaaatttttttaattattttacattag GTGGTGAGGACAATACAAAAGCTGCACTTGAATCTTCGGATGttgaaagaaataataaaggaataaaagACTATCATCGAAATAGTGTTCAACAAGTTGTttacaatttaaaattaaaaagagcGTCAGTTTTGAAAACACCTAACCGATTTAGCTTAGATACTtccataataaaaaataaagaag gtgcgaaaaatatagaaatcgaaaaaaaatacctGACCAATTCAGCTGCTAAAAAGTGTGATGAGCGAGAAAAAGTGGCAGCTAGCCAAAATGTgttacacaaaaaaaagtcagaaaaaaataaaaaaaattccgaAAAGGATTTTTATTACCCTTCAAGTGTCGATTTTGCTGGTGGGGATATTTTTCATCTGAAAAGtgagaataaaaaagaaaatacagaAAGGAAGGATGGAAAGGGAaagaaaagggaaaaaaagaagcaggatggggaaaaaaggaaaaaaaaagaaaaatgcagCGACAGGGAGGGAAATCGAAGGATAGTAAAGAGTGAAGAGATGGAAGAGAAGGAGCAGGAGGAGAAAAGGTGGAGGAAAAGGGAGGAAGAAAAGGGACAAGTAAAGGCGCATGGAAAGGTGGAAAAGGAGGgggaaaaagaatataaagaGGTGCCAGGAACGGGGGATGAAAAAGAGTTtaaaaaggaggaaaaaaaagagtataaaaagaaggaaagtggaaagaaagaaaggaaaaaagggaGGGACCAAAAAAAAGCGCAAGAAGAAACAGAAACAGAACGAGAAATACAAGTGCAAAGaacacatgaaaaaaaaaaaaaaagcaaaaatataatttccaGTTACGAACAAAACGATCTAGCGAAAGGAAGCAGACTTGAAGAAAACAGTAATGATGAAATTGGAAAAAGCGGTATAAGGAATTCCACTGATTCAAAAGAATTGCATGATAAAAACAATGAAGCTTTAAACAATaactattttataaaagcGTATGATgaactaaaaataaattatatatctaataGTGACAAGAAGTATTTTAGTATAAGGAGTAACAAACAAAAAGacgatattataaaattgcCAAAGCTTAACTTAATAACCCCAAGCAGGTCTTCTTCAagtgaagaaaataaaacaaaacatggAAACATAACAACTAAAAATGCATGTGACACGTTTTGA
- a CDS encoding BRCT domain-containing protein, which produces MQGDICHSYIILPFLLTKRKNVNQPQIYERYTMVSYDDITQTLLIDRIKIQYDSSSQWNKYLKYSLRNPHSFTYPESSHLNSFDNADFNYFNSAFLSKGYKLNNVDKLNRDYDEEKGERYLFEVEKYEEENLNKDEDILIRKIVCLFKECMYYFMSFNEKDGQVLEKSFRNTNKKDIKDSSAYELLKSLNDCIVQLHDSKIKKNQALIMTSEFCGIFTPKYVKLTKYSDSFLNLLKENNIKYFDLFYEEIKYNDLYKHKKEHYDFLKNSSFVPLTKGEISLANKKNALNNNLHNIKKKDEENVSDKKYIASENYKYDKNKNCGSGTVLIKNNADAKGENERGKKKKKKKKGKEVGAGGKVETEVDIDVDSETEKQLDCSENEKRCCYTNVHVPVKGEENTNNRIAKETTDDVNNGNCRNKKGDKGIIEHSDNRKTKKKRKREDDKKKFKVNKKKRKNEKVKTKKGKNSVCSEMDNRTVNDTVNNHVNSAFNDEKRGEELGLVLYENEEICNYLNIKNENKEIGKNEYRDINNNNEKFAKNVKIFNLLNKRIDAKEYIYNELKSDFMKEINLPNKFNYDVNVIEIFEKDVKNFYRCVVKHINKKKEKIKIYYIISNFLFFFSKMHKNTINFDDNIHKDINRNFDYKSIIIQGNMLPYNFYLLLKALHLMSVHELVKNFYITVDYDERKNKCLHFLNISENKFYENFKKFEKNIKSNFIYVHKFLHNMIPINKFLISKGNLYKNLENLPFSFENNDLLQLAYNNKSFYHNNDALVLYDENSNNDDVKNNFIGNNTSTSAVIPISGLTNAATMLCNASYIIYDCTNAHKGIENLKRNCKIIDDKELHKIMIELTDLNDNYTKILLKEKKILFLVESYGNNNTLFDNLLFNSIFFDTYISLICVYYINNYVKKVEDLKHIPLFKPSYFNLLVNQIKRRKNQKKMKKHSGKNEHTVDKLCNNFFKNSFNKILSSKIEEERTVDIRNANLLRENMNIQGEMNEQGEMKEEDSLNGTDNKNKIHHTTNDINIDTSKNKEYINSKSDNNGPEKSMNNLNNSIKAKGEQKNLNENENSYENYLQDRVSNIIINEAVVTKKEFNDFIICIFVFINENSSSVSEEEKEMRELILYVLKIKENENVGNKLKCIFKYRNNISDAITLSEIEIRKYDYAKVCIMGLILNNDISNPNLQTDINNLYYLNEALHQKYFARKFEIQTKIFTFYWIYDVHVYGSIFLKKKEVNHMIRKVGSTYQLPYRVEWKSKLLWGYYFYIIQDSVESKYSEEVVLKLREEGINIKLCSEQFDVKYVEEDIKEILNMHNLEFKDLKYLNKNTFMNIIFLIENGHLTYFSFINTDNIHIYQRNNYLCIQLFKTKITFPSFSLNTPLLNDSWLIDVLSKQTLLPFNDYFYKF; this is translated from the exons ATGCAAG GTGATATATGCCATTCTTACATTATTTTACCCTTTTTGTTGACAAAACGGAAAAATGTTAATCAACCACAG ataTATGAAAGATATACTATGGTGAGTTATGATGATATTACTCAGACGTTATTAATAGACCgcataaaaatacaatatgACTCAAGTAGTCAatggaataaatatttaaaatatagtttAAGAAACCCTCACTCTTTCACCTACCCAGAGAGTTCACACCTTAATAGTT TTGACAATGCCGACTTCAATTACTTTAATTCGGCTTTTTTATCAAAGGGCTATAAGTTAAATAATGTGGACAAGTTGAACAGGGACTATGATGag GAAAAAGGAGAAAGGTACTTATTTGAAGtcgaaaaatatgaagaagagAATTTAAACAAAGATGAAGACAtattaattagaaaaatcgtttgtttatttaaagaatgtatgtattatttcaTGAGCTTTAATGAAAAAGACGGTCAAGTATTGGAAAAGTCCTTTagaaatacaaataaaaaagatattaagGACAGTAGTGCATACgaacttttaaaaagtttaaatGACTGCATAGTACAATTACACGATtctaagataaaaaaaaatcaagcATTAATTATGACTAGCGAATTTTGTGGTATTTTTACTCCGAAATATGTGAAATTAACAAAGTATTCTGACagctttttaaatttattaaaagaaaataatataaaatattttgatttattttatgaagaaattaaatacaatgatttatacaaacataaaaaagagcattatgattttttaaaaaactctTCATTTGTTCCTTTAACAAAGGGAGAAATTTCGCtagctaataaaaaaaatgcattaaataataatttgcataatattaaaaagaaagacGAGGAAAACGTaagtgataaaaaatatattgccAGTGAAAActataaatatgataaaaataaaaattgtggTTCGGGCACAgtcttaataaaaaataatgctgACGCAAAGGGCGAAAACGagagagggaaaaaaaaaaaaaaaaaaaaaaaagggaaagaagTAGGAGCAGGAGGAAAAGTAGAAACAGAAGTAGACATAGACGTAGACTCAGAAACCGAAAAACAACTCGACTGCTccgaaaatgaaaaaagatgTTGTTATACCAATGTGCACGTTCCAGTAAAGGGGGAAGAAAACACCAATAACCGCATTGCTAAGGAAACGACTGACGATGTGAACAACGGAAATTGCAGGAATAAGAAGGGAGATAAAGGAATTATTGAACACAGCGATAACCGCAAgacaaagaaaaagagaaaaagggaggatgataaaaaaaaatttaaagttaataaaaaaaaaagaaaaaatgaaaaagtaaagaCAAAGAAGGGGAAAAATTCTGTTTGCAGTGAAATGGACAATCGTACCGTAAATGATACTGTTAACAACCATGTGAACAGTGCGTTCAATGATGAGAAGCGAGGAGAAGAATTGGGACTAGTACTGTacgaaaatgaagaaatatgcaactatttaaatattaaaaatgaaaataaggaGATaggtaaaaatgaatataggGATATAAATAACAACAACGAAAAGTTTgcaaaaaatgtgaaaattttcaacttgttaaataaaagaatagaCGCAAAggagtatatatacaatgaACTAAAGAGCGATTTtatgaaagaaataaatttgcCCAATAAATTTAACTATGATGTAAATGTTATAGAGATATTTGAAAAAGACGTTAAGAATTTTTACAGATGTGTAGTGAagcatattaataaaaaaaaagagaaaataaaaatatattatataataagtaattttttattttttttttcgaaaatgcataaaaatacAATCAATTTTGATGACAACATTCACAAAGATATCAATCGAAATTTTGATTATAAgagtataataatacaagGGAACATGTTGCCGTATaacttttatcttttattaaagGCTTTACATTTAATGAGTGTACATGAACTTGTAAAGAATTTTTACATAACTGTAGATTATGacgaaagaaaaaataaatgtcttcatttcttaaatatatctgagaataaattttatgaaaattttaaaaagtttgaaaaaaacattaagtctaattttatatatgttcataaatttttacacAATATGATAccaataaataaattcttaATATCTAAAGgaaatttgtataaaaatttggaaaaCTTGCCATTTTCTTTTGAAAACAACGACTTACTACAATtagcatataataataaatcttTTTACCATAACAATGATGCGTTAGTATTATATGACGAGAATAGCAACAATGATGatgttaaaaataacttTATAGGTAATAATACATCCACAAGTGCAGTTATTCCAATCAGTGGACTCACTAATGCTGCTACTATGTTATGTAACGCTAgttacattatatatgattGTACTAATGCACATAAGGgaatagaaaatttaaaaaggaacTGCAAAATAATAGACGATAAAGAATTGCATAAAATAATGATTGAGTTAACCGATTTAAATGACAATtacacaaaaattttattaaaagaaaaaaaaatactatttttgGTAGAGTCCTATGGAAATAATAACACACTTTTTGAcaatttgttatttaattctattttttttgacaCATATATTTCTCTAATTtgtgtttattatataaataattatgtgaAAAAAGTGGAAGACCTCAAACATATTCCATTGTTTAAACCctcttattttaatttattggTTAATCAGataaagagaagaaaaaatcaaaaaaaaatgaaaaagcaCAGTGGAAAAAACGAGCATACTGTAGATAAGCTatgtaacaatttttttaaaaattcttttaacaaaatattaagcTCAAAAATTGAGGAAGAACGAACTGTGGATATTAGGAATGCCAATTTGCTTAgagaaaatatgaacatacaAGGTGAAATGAACGAGCAAGGTGAGATGAAAGAAGAAGACAGTCTCAATGGTAcagataataaaaacaaaatacacCACACAACGAACGACATAAACATAGATACAAGCAAAAATaaggaatatataaacaGTAAAAGTGATAATAATGGACCTGAAAAATCGATGAATAATTTGAACAATAGTATAAAAGCGAAAggagaacaaaaaaatttaaatgaaaatgaaaatagttatgaaaattatttacaagaTAGAGTAAGtaacataattataaatgaagcagttgtaacaaaaaaagagttcaatgattttataatttgtatatttgtttttataaatgaaaattcttCTTCTGTTagtgaagaagaaaaagaaatgcGTGAATTAATATTGTATgtgttaaaaattaaagaaaatgaaaatgtgggaaataaattgaaatgtatttttaaatatagaaataatataagtgATGCAATTACGTTAAGTGAAAtagaaataagaaaatatgatTATGCAAAAGTATGTATAATGggattaatattaaataatgatatatctAATCCAAATTTACAGACGgacataaataatttgtattatttaaatgaagcGTTACATCAAAAGTATTTTGCGCGCAAATTTGAAATTCAAACGAAAATTTTTACGTTTTATTGGATATATGACGTTCATGTATATGgctcaatatttttaaaaaagaaagaggtAAATCACATGATAAGAAAAGTTGGTAGCACGTATCAGTTGCCCTACCGTGTGGAG TGGAAAAGCAAACTGCTGTGgggatattatttttacataattcaAGATAGTGTAGAAAGTAAATACTCAGAAGAAGTggttttaaaattaagagaagaaggaataaatataaaattatgtagCGAACAGTTTGATGTTAAATATGTTGAAGAAGatattaaagaaattttGAACATGCATAATCTAGAATTCAAAgacttaaaatatttgaataaaaatacatttatgaatattattttcttaattgaAAATGGACATTTAACATATTTcagttttataaatacagataatatacatatataccagagaaataattatttgtgcattcaactttttaaaacaaaaattacattTCCATCGTTTAGTTTGAACACCCCTTTGTTAAATGACTCCTGGCTGATAGACGTTTTGTCAAAGCAAACATTACTGCCTTTTAACGATTATTTCTacaaattttga